The genomic DNA CCTCAATCTCGACGAAGGAACGGAAAGAGAGTTCATCCTCACCGACGACGAACAACTCGAACTGCGCCCAAAGAAACCAGTAATAGAATTACTTCGTGATATCCAGCGAACGCTCTCGGGACGATACGAAAGGAATCAAAGCATGTCTGGCCGTCACACGACCGTGACAAGAAGACGGCGTGATATTTCTCGACTCATGGGTGTGGCTAGAGTTCGTGTTTGGCGGAGACAAGGCCGACGACGCTGAGGCCATCATCGAGCACCCCGATTCTGCCGACGAAGGCGGACTGATCATACCGACCGTGATCACGGCGGTCTCGTATCGGATCCGGACCGTCGAAAACGCGGTGACAACAGACGACGGATCCGAACGATCCACGACTACATCGAGAGTGTTCCAGTGATCGACGAGAACAGACGATACGCGATCGAGCTATGGGTCAAATACTACGAATCCGGTGAACAGGAGTTATCCGCCACCGACACGATTCACCTCGCGACTGCAGCCGTTCACGACGACTGTCACACGCTCTACTCGGGAGACCCTGTTTTCGAAAATATCGACGAAGTCGAACCGGTCGTCCTGTGAATCGTCGGCACTGCCCGTTCGCGGTACTTCGAGACCGAAATGAGTAGGTGGTAGGCTTCGTTCCGCAACCGGAGCGTGAGTCGATACTACGACGACCGGACGAGCGGATCATACCACTCCCGGTTCTCTCGATACCAGCCGATGAACTTCGAGACGCCTGCACGAATGTCGACCGTGGGCTCGTAGCCGAGGATTTCGTTTGCCTTTGAGATATCGGCGTGGGTGTGTTCGGCGTCACCCTCGCGGGCCTCGTCGAACTCGAACTTGAGGCTCGGCTCGATCTCGCCGCAAACGACTTCTGTGAGGGTGTGGATGTTGATGTTGTCCGTTGAGCCCACGTTGAGGATCTCACCGTCAGCGCTGTCGTCCTCGAGCAGCTGTTCATTGACCCGGACGATATCGTCAATGTAAATGAAGTAGCGGGTCTGCGTGCCGTCGCCGTAGATCACCGGCGGCTCCCCACGAAGACATCTGGAAACGAAGTTCGTCATCGCCATATTCGGCCGCATCCGCGGGCCGTAGACGGTGAAGCAGCGCAACGCGACGTTTGGAGGTTCATAGATCTCGTTGTACACGCGCGCTACTGCTCACTCGCGAGCTTCGAGACGCCATCGGGCGAGACTAGATTCGTTGGGTGATCTTCGTCGTAGGGGAGATCTTCCGGCTTGCCGTACACTGACGAGGAGGAGGCGAGGACGATGTGCTCAAGGCCATGGTCTCGCGCGATCTCGAGGAGGTTATCCTCCCATCGACGTTGTACGCGTTGACTTTCTGTGGCTGTTCGACGATAGTGCGGACCCCCGCCTGGGCTGCCTGGTGGTAGACGACGTTGGAATCCGTGACAAGGTCGTCGGCGAACAGATTGTCGGTGATTGACCCCTCGACGAGATCATATCTCACACTGGATTCGTCCGCCGCGGCTCGGGCGGTGTCGACGTTGCGATCCTGGATACCGAGGTCTTAGTAAGGTTCGAAACGCCGAGGACGGTCACGTTGTAACCGCATCCCGCGATTGCTTCGGCGATGTAGCCGCCGATAAAGCCCGCACTGCCCGTAACGAGAATGTCATAAAGTTGATGAATATCGAAAATCCCACAAAAAGATGTATATTCGTATTGAATGGGTCGTCGACGTAGCGTCGAATTCGGTGGGCATCCGACGTAGCATTAGGTCCGCGATGCGGCGAGCGGCCACAAACAATATATGCCAGCATATCTACAAACCATTAATTTCAAAGACTATATATGAGTGTAGTTCCCTGCCATTAGCAGATGTTTACCGGATGGCGATATCGAGTCGTGAGTGCTGTCGGTACGGCGTCGTTCGTCGCCCTCGCGGTTCTCGCGGCTAACCATCCAAATGCTCAGTCCGTGTTTACGACCGTTGTCCCGCTGTTCGACCGGCTCGAGCCGATCATTCTCGACCGTCAATCACTCCGGTGGGCGCTGATGCTGTGCGTCTTCGCGATTGGAGGTGCGGTCTGGCCGCTGTACAAACCACGACCCCGGCGTATTCTCGATACGGTGTTCCTAGTTCAGAAGCGCATCCTCGTCGGCGGGCTGGCGCTGGCGACGCTCGGGTACTTCAAGTGGAGCCACCGGCTGCCGCGAGCGACGCTCGTGATGACGATCGGGATTCTGGCGGTCGTGCTTCCCAGCTGGTTTCTCCTGATTCGGGCTCAGCCAAACGGAACTGCCGGCCGGACACTGATCGTTGGCGACGATCCTGCACAGATCGACCATGTTGTACCTGCCGTCGAGACGCCTGTGATCGGGTATCTCTGTCCGACGATTACTGCGGTTCGAGACACGCTGCGGGAAATACCGGAGACAGACGCTGATGCGGTTGCCGACGGTGGGATCGAACTGCGCCACGATGGGATCGCCGACCGCGGAGATAGCGGACCGCCACAGACGCTCAGCTCGCTGCCTCGACTCGGCGGACTCTCGCGGCTTGAGGACGTGCTCGTCGAATACGATGTCGATACCGTCGTGCTCGCGTTCGGGCAAGCCGATCGCGCTGAGTTCTTCGGAGCGCTCGGCGCTTGTCATAACTATGGCGTGGATGCGAAGGTCCATCGGAAGTACGCCGACAGCGTACTAATCTCGGAGGGCGATGTCGGCGAACTCGTGGCCGTCGACCTCGAACCGTGGGACCCACTAGATCACCTTCTCAAGCGGATATTCGACGTATGTTTCGCAGCGGTAGGGCTGCTCGCATTCGCGCCACTCGTAGCCATAATTGCGATCGCGATTAAACTCGACAGTTCTGGTCCGGTTCTCTACAGCCAGAATCGGACTGCCGGGTTTGGGGATATCTTCCCTGTCTACAAGTTCCGGTCGATGGTCCCCAAGGGCGAGGACGCGACCCCGACGGAAGACGAGGAGAACGACCGGATCACGCGTGTAGGACGAATCCTGCGGAAAACCCACCTGGATGAGCTACCACAGCTATGGTCGATCCTCGTCGGTGACATGAGCGTCGTCGGCCCACGTGCGGTCTGGACCGAAGAGGAGGCGCTACTCGAGAAGGATACCCCCTCTTGGCGCAAACGGTGGTTTGTCAAACCCGGATTGACTGGGCTAGCACAGATTCACGACGCGAAGAGCACCGATCCGAACCTGAAACTTCGGTATGACCTCGAGTACATCCGCAAGCAGTCGTTCTGGTTCGACGTAAAGATCGTGATCCGGCAGATCTGGAAGGTGCTGGTGGGCGTTCGCGAGACGATCAGGGGATCGTTACTCATCATCTAGTCGACACAGCAGGTTCAAGCCAGGAAACACCGCACGGTTGTCAACGACGGCCTCCAGGCGGACG from Natrinema sp. HArc-T2 includes the following:
- a CDS encoding sugar transferase is translated as MFTGWRYRVVSAVGTASFVALAVLAANHPNAQSVFTTVVPLFDRLEPIILDRQSLRWALMLCVFAIGGAVWPLYKPRPRRILDTVFLVQKRILVGGLALATLGYFKWSHRLPRATLVMTIGILAVVLPSWFLLIRAQPNGTAGRTLIVGDDPAQIDHVVPAVETPVIGYLCPTITAVRDTLREIPETDADAVADGGIELRHDGIADRGDSGPPQTLSSLPRLGGLSRLEDVLVEYDVDTVVLAFGQADRAEFFGALGACHNYGVDAKVHRKYADSVLISEGDVGELVAVDLEPWDPLDHLLKRIFDVCFAAVGLLAFAPLVAIIAIAIKLDSSGPVLYSQNRTAGFGDIFPVYKFRSMVPKGEDATPTEDEENDRITRVGRILRKTHLDELPQLWSILVGDMSVVGPRAVWTEEEALLEKDTPSWRKRWFVKPGLTGLAQIHDAKSTDPNLKLRYDLEYIRKQSFWFDVKIVIRQIWKVLVGVRETIRGSLLII
- a CDS encoding NAD-dependent epimerase/dehydratase family protein, producing the protein MQYEYTSFCGIFDIHQLYDILVTGSAGFIGGYIAEAIAGCGYNVTVLGVSNLTKTSVSRIATSTPPEPRRTNPV
- a CDS encoding GDP-mannose 4,6-dehydratase; amino-acid sequence: MYNEIYEPPNVALRCFTVYGPRMRPNMAMTNFVSRCLRGEPPVIYGDGTQTRYFIYIDDIVRVNEQLLEDDSADGEILNVGSTDNINIHTLTEVVCGEIEPSLKFEFDEAREGDAEHTHADISKANEILGYEPTVDIRAGVSKFIGWYRENREWYDPLVRSS
- a CDS encoding GDP-mannose 4,6-dehydratase yields the protein MARDHGLEHIVLASSSSVYGKPEDLPYDEDHPTNLVSPDGVSKLASEQ